One Micromonospora sp. WMMD1120 genomic region harbors:
- a CDS encoding acyl-CoA dehydrogenase family protein, giving the protein MSRFVQPVPPPADPYAGDALLRSWLERHLGPAGHAAAKGRLHDLATDVAGPLRAAHVDAEAHPPTLVRYDPWGARIDRVDTSAGWQEQRAAAARHAVVALPYLPEARGTWGAAARVVQHALLHLYGPESATFSCPVAMADGAAALLSLPDVDAAVRDAWLPRLLSTDPATAITSGQWMTESQGGSDLGRSSTVGRPAADGSWRLTGEKWFCSAADAAVAVALARPEGAGRGSRVLAPFLVPRYAVDSPLAGTVPPGAPAPGVTVHRLKDKLGTRALPTAEIGLRDAYAVPLGDPTLPGLVRAMTLVVVTRVHNAAAAAGGMRRGLAYARAYADARHVAGGALASSPLHRATLGTLAVDAAGAFVLAGHAFALLGRVEVGADPQAEAELRIVAPLAKLATGRLAVSSASEYVESFGGAGYVEDTGVPRLLRDAQVLPIWEGTTNVLALDVLRALTREDAGAPLLRRLSAAVDLARPLSPALADTLAAAIGQARDAIAAVTADPETPGVLAGARGLALRLAYALTAALLVEHAAWGDEQADLAARLWARRWLRHEEIAEDAHHHLDLLC; this is encoded by the coding sequence ATGAGCCGCTTCGTGCAGCCGGTCCCACCCCCCGCCGATCCGTATGCCGGTGACGCCCTGCTGCGGTCCTGGCTGGAGCGTCATCTCGGCCCGGCCGGGCACGCCGCCGCGAAGGGCCGCCTGCACGACCTGGCCACCGACGTCGCCGGCCCGCTGCGCGCGGCGCACGTCGACGCGGAGGCGCACCCGCCGACGCTGGTCCGCTACGACCCGTGGGGCGCCCGGATCGACCGCGTGGACACCTCCGCCGGCTGGCAGGAGCAGCGGGCCGCCGCCGCCCGGCACGCCGTGGTCGCCCTGCCCTACCTGCCGGAGGCCCGCGGCACCTGGGGCGCCGCCGCCCGGGTCGTGCAGCACGCCCTGCTGCACCTCTACGGGCCGGAGTCGGCGACGTTCTCCTGCCCGGTGGCGATGGCCGACGGGGCGGCGGCGCTGCTCAGCCTGCCCGACGTCGACGCCGCGGTCCGTGACGCGTGGCTGCCCCGGCTGCTCTCCACCGACCCGGCCACGGCGATCACCAGCGGGCAGTGGATGACCGAGTCGCAGGGCGGTTCCGACCTGGGCCGGTCGAGCACCGTCGGCCGCCCGGCGGCGGACGGTTCGTGGCGGCTGACCGGGGAGAAGTGGTTCTGCTCCGCCGCGGACGCGGCGGTGGCGGTGGCGCTGGCCCGACCGGAGGGCGCCGGGCGGGGCAGTCGGGTGCTCGCGCCGTTCCTGGTGCCCCGTTACGCGGTCGACTCACCGCTGGCCGGCACCGTGCCGCCGGGAGCGCCCGCGCCGGGCGTCACCGTGCACCGCCTCAAGGACAAGCTCGGCACCCGGGCGCTGCCCACCGCCGAGATCGGTCTGCGCGACGCGTACGCCGTGCCGCTGGGCGACCCGACCCTGCCCGGTCTGGTGCGGGCGATGACACTGGTCGTGGTGACCCGGGTGCACAACGCCGCCGCGGCGGCCGGCGGCATGCGACGCGGTCTGGCCTACGCCCGCGCGTACGCCGACGCGCGGCACGTCGCCGGTGGCGCGCTGGCGTCCTCGCCGCTGCACCGGGCCACCCTGGGCACCCTCGCGGTCGACGCGGCGGGCGCGTTCGTCCTCGCCGGACACGCGTTCGCCCTGCTCGGCCGGGTCGAGGTCGGCGCCGATCCGCAGGCCGAGGCGGAGCTGCGCATCGTGGCGCCGCTGGCGAAGCTGGCCACCGGCCGGCTCGCCGTCAGCTCCGCCAGCGAGTATGTGGAGAGCTTCGGCGGGGCCGGCTACGTGGAGGACACCGGTGTTCCCCGCCTGCTGCGCGACGCCCAGGTGCTGCCCATCTGGGAGGGCACCACCAACGTGCTGGCTCTGGACGTGCTGCGCGCCCTGACCAGGGAGGACGCTGGAGCGCCGCTGCTGCGCCGGCTGTCCGCCGCCGTCGATCTGGCCCGGCCGCTGTCGCCGGCGCTCGCCGACACCCTGGCAGCCGCCATCGGGCAGGCGCGCGACGCCATCGCGGCGGTGACCGCGGACCCGGAAACGCCCGGCGTGCTCGCCGGAGCCCGGGGCCTGGCGCTGCGCCTGGCGTACGCGCTGACCGCCGCGCTGCTCGTCGAGCACGCCGCGTGGGGCGACGAGCAGGCCGACCTGGCAGCCCGGCTGTGGGCGCGCCGCTGGCTGCGGCACGAGGAGATCGCCGAGGACGCCCACCACCACCTGGACCTGCTCTGCTGA
- a CDS encoding DUF4878 domain-containing protein, whose amino-acid sequence MRTGLAFAGFGVALCCVGVAGLGAWNLQTVRQAAGPIRETADGFLNEVALGDSDRAYERLCADARSRWSAIGFTSWVRTPPMVTDYEITDVSVATRGGRPRGTVTVTVTRAGGISEERRLPVVREDGDWRVCGDPF is encoded by the coding sequence ATGAGAACCGGGCTGGCGTTCGCCGGGTTCGGCGTGGCGCTGTGCTGCGTCGGGGTGGCCGGTCTGGGGGCCTGGAACCTGCAGACCGTCCGGCAGGCCGCCGGCCCGATCCGGGAGACCGCCGACGGTTTCCTCAACGAGGTCGCGCTCGGTGACAGCGACAGGGCGTACGAACGGCTCTGCGCGGACGCGCGCAGCCGGTGGAGCGCGATCGGCTTCACCAGTTGGGTGCGGACGCCACCCATGGTGACCGACTACGAGATCACCGACGTGTCGGTGGCGACCCGGGGCGGCCGGCCCCGGGGCACGGTGACGGTGACGGTGACCCGTGCCGGCGGGATCAGCGAGGAGCGCCGGCTGCCGGTGGTCCGCGAGGACGGGGACTGGCGGGTGTGCGGTGACCCGTTCTGA
- a CDS encoding low temperature requirement protein A: MTRSEPSAGAGLRARLLRPRHGVQPTTSTELFFDLVFIFTITQLSHYLIAHLDWRGVGRTALLLALVWLVWVYTTWVTNWLQPDQGPVRAMLLGVTLGSLLLSAAIPQAFGATGLLFAVTYVSVQVGRTAFGLWAVRDNPWLVAGFRQSLPWIAGTSVVMVLGGLVGGAAREALWTAVVVLEVVGLSIGYPLPGRGRSRPERWMVEGGHLAERCAAFVLIALGESILITGSTLTQHVDLVTSGAFLLAFAGSVALWWVYFARSAPSATQVIASAGERTGALSRVAFNYLHQAPVAACAAAAVLLTVAVIVADRWSGRAVQSRGPRSPLR; this comes from the coding sequence GTGACCCGTTCTGAGCCGTCGGCCGGCGCCGGGCTGCGCGCGCGGTTGCTGCGACCACGCCACGGCGTGCAGCCGACCACCTCGACGGAGCTCTTCTTCGACCTGGTCTTCATCTTCACCATCACCCAGCTGTCGCACTACCTGATCGCGCACCTGGACTGGCGTGGCGTCGGGCGTACCGCCCTGTTGCTGGCGCTGGTCTGGCTCGTCTGGGTCTACACGACCTGGGTGACCAACTGGTTGCAACCGGACCAGGGTCCGGTCCGGGCGATGCTGCTCGGGGTGACGCTGGGCAGCCTGCTGCTGTCGGCGGCGATCCCGCAGGCGTTCGGCGCGACCGGCCTGCTGTTCGCCGTGACCTATGTCAGCGTGCAGGTGGGTCGGACCGCCTTCGGCCTGTGGGCGGTGCGGGACAACCCGTGGTTGGTCGCCGGGTTCCGGCAGTCACTGCCGTGGATAGCCGGGACGTCGGTGGTCATGGTGCTGGGCGGCCTGGTGGGCGGGGCGGCCCGGGAGGCGCTGTGGACGGCGGTGGTCGTGCTCGAGGTGGTCGGTCTGTCGATCGGCTATCCCCTGCCGGGGCGGGGTCGCAGCCGCCCCGAGCGGTGGATGGTCGAGGGTGGGCACCTGGCCGAGCGGTGCGCCGCCTTCGTCCTGATCGCGCTGGGGGAGTCGATCCTGATCACCGGGAGCACCCTCACCCAGCACGTGGACCTGGTGACGTCCGGGGCGTTCCTGCTGGCGTTCGCCGGTTCGGTGGCGCTGTGGTGGGTGTACTTCGCCCGGTCGGCGCCGAGCGCGACGCAGGTGATCGCCAGTGCCGGCGAGCGGACCGGCGCGTTGAGCCGGGTGGCGTTCAACTACCTGCATCAGGCGCCCGTCGCGGCGTGCGCGGCGGCGGCGGTGCTGCTGACCGTGGCGGTGATCGTGGCCGACCGGTGGTCCGGGCGGGCGGTTCAGTCGCGGGGGCCGAGGTCGCCGCTGCGGTAG
- a CDS encoding thymidine kinase yields the protein MAARGLDGRPVHAAALKFFWGPMDCGKSTMALQMNYNHARQGRRGLVTTRIDRSLGPQVTTRIGLAHEAIEVTDDLDLRALVRGRWADGVRVDYLICDEACFYTVEHVEQMAELVDSYDVDVFAFGLATDFRSCLFPAAQRLFELADEVARIQVEVLCWCGREGLLNARVVDGRVVREGAQVVIGDTVDTAEVRYQVLCRRHYRSGDLGPRD from the coding sequence GTGGCCGCCCGCGGGCTCGACGGGCGGCCGGTGCACGCGGCGGCGTTGAAGTTCTTCTGGGGACCGATGGACTGCGGCAAGTCCACGATGGCGTTGCAGATGAACTACAACCACGCCCGGCAGGGCCGCCGGGGCCTGGTCACCACCCGCATCGACAGGTCGCTGGGCCCCCAGGTCACCACCCGCATCGGTCTGGCCCACGAGGCCATCGAGGTCACCGACGACCTGGACCTGCGGGCCCTGGTGCGCGGCCGGTGGGCCGACGGGGTACGCGTGGACTACCTGATCTGCGACGAGGCGTGCTTCTACACCGTCGAGCACGTCGAGCAGATGGCCGAGCTGGTCGACAGCTACGACGTCGACGTGTTCGCGTTCGGCCTGGCCACCGACTTCCGGTCGTGCCTGTTCCCCGCCGCGCAACGCCTGTTCGAGCTGGCCGACGAGGTGGCCCGCATCCAGGTCGAGGTGCTGTGCTGGTGCGGCCGGGAGGGGCTGCTCAACGCCCGGGTGGTCGACGGGCGGGTCGTCCGCGAGGGCGCCCAGGTCGTCATCGGCGACACCGTGGACACCGCCGAGGTCCGCTACCAGGTGTTGTGCCGCCGGCACTACCGCAGCGGCGACCTCGGCCCCCGCGACTGA
- a CDS encoding MFS transporter — MAETVTPAVDDTPPPASTRRERRGWYVYDWANSAFQTTVITVFLGPFLTTVAEVAAGCDLGADDCDGVVHPLGITVAAGSYFPYLISLSVFLTVFVLPVIGAIADRSAHKKRLLGGAAFTGAGATMAMAFVTGDRYLLGGALFLIANISFGAALVVYNSFLPQLGTPDERDRISSRGWALGYLGGGLLLAFNLVAVTVFSQDDNPQRTLDLARWSIVSAGVWWAVFTLVPLRWLRERPGAAAALGPRGNVLTDGFRQLLHTLREIKAYPLTLFFLLAFLVYNDGIQTVITLSSQYGTEELRLEQSTLIVTILLVQFLAFGGALSLGALAARIGAWKTILLSLVLWTAVIIAAFRLPAEAPVPFMILGAAIGLVLGGSQALSRSLFSQLIPAGKEGEYYGFYEISDKGTSWLGPLAFGLVFQLTSSYRVGLVSLLIFFVVGILLLAAVPIRRAIVAAGNTPPRVL; from the coding sequence ATGGCCGAGACCGTGACCCCCGCGGTGGACGACACCCCGCCCCCGGCGAGCACCCGCCGCGAGCGCCGCGGCTGGTACGTCTACGACTGGGCGAACTCCGCGTTCCAGACCACGGTGATCACCGTGTTCCTGGGCCCGTTCCTGACCACCGTCGCCGAGGTGGCCGCCGGGTGCGATCTGGGCGCGGACGACTGCGACGGCGTGGTCCACCCGCTGGGCATCACGGTGGCCGCCGGGTCGTACTTCCCGTACCTGATCTCGCTGTCGGTGTTCCTCACCGTGTTCGTGCTGCCGGTGATCGGGGCGATCGCCGACCGGTCGGCGCACAAGAAGCGGCTGCTCGGCGGCGCCGCGTTCACCGGGGCCGGTGCCACCATGGCGATGGCGTTCGTCACCGGCGACCGTTACCTGCTCGGCGGGGCGCTGTTCCTGATCGCGAACATCTCCTTCGGCGCGGCCCTGGTGGTCTACAACTCGTTCCTGCCGCAGCTCGGCACCCCGGACGAACGCGACCGCATCTCCAGTCGCGGCTGGGCGCTGGGCTACCTCGGCGGTGGTCTGCTGCTGGCGTTCAACCTGGTCGCGGTCACCGTCTTCAGCCAGGACGACAACCCGCAGCGCACCCTGGACCTGGCCCGCTGGTCGATCGTGTCCGCCGGCGTGTGGTGGGCGGTGTTCACCCTGGTGCCGCTGCGCTGGCTGCGGGAACGCCCCGGCGCGGCGGCGGCCCTGGGGCCGCGCGGCAACGTGCTCACCGACGGGTTCCGGCAACTCCTGCACACCCTGCGGGAGATCAAGGCGTACCCGTTGACGCTGTTCTTCCTGCTGGCCTTCCTGGTCTACAACGACGGCATCCAGACCGTCATCACCCTGTCCAGCCAGTACGGCACCGAGGAGCTGCGCCTGGAGCAGAGCACCCTGATCGTCACCATCCTGCTGGTGCAGTTCCTCGCCTTCGGCGGCGCGCTGAGCCTCGGCGCGCTCGCCGCCCGCATCGGCGCCTGGAAGACGATCCTGCTCAGCCTGGTGCTCTGGACGGCGGTGATCATCGCCGCGTTCCGGCTGCCGGCGGAGGCTCCGGTGCCGTTCATGATCCTCGGCGCGGCCATCGGCCTGGTCCTCGGCGGCAGCCAGGCGTTGAGCCGGTCGCTGTTCAGTCAGCTCATCCCGGCCGGCAAGGAGGGCGAGTACTACGGCTTCTACGAGATCAGCGACAAGGGCACCAGCTGGCTCGGCCCGCTGGCCTTCGGCCTGGTGTTCCAGCTCACCTCCTCCTACCGGGTGGGCCTGGTCTCACTGCTGATCTTCTTCGTGGTCGGGATCCTGCTGCTGGCCGCCGTGCCGATCCGCCGCGCCATCGTCGCCGCCGGCAACACCCCGCCCCGGGTGCTCTGA
- a CDS encoding glycerophosphodiester phosphodiesterase, with protein MLTRPGYLDAPVPLAFAHRGGAAEGDENTTEAFARAVGLGYRYVETDVHATADKVAVIFHDPTLRRVTGEPGRIADLTWADLCSVRVGGAAVVPRLDEVLDAWPQVRFNIDVKADGGVEPTVATVTRADAGDRVLLASFSDARLTRLRALTGGRVATSLGMRGVARLRLASLHGRPLRLPPSVVAAQVPPHYGRVPVVDRRFLDYCHRLGLQVHVWTIDEPAQMHDLLDRGVDGIMIDHVGVLRDVYRSRGHWAA; from the coding sequence GTGCTGACCCGACCCGGCTACCTCGACGCGCCCGTGCCGCTGGCGTTCGCCCATCGCGGCGGCGCCGCCGAGGGCGACGAGAACACCACCGAGGCGTTCGCCCGGGCCGTCGGGCTGGGCTACCGGTACGTGGAGACCGACGTGCACGCCACCGCCGACAAAGTGGCGGTGATCTTCCACGACCCGACGCTGCGCCGGGTCACCGGCGAACCGGGACGCATCGCCGACCTGACCTGGGCCGACCTCTGCTCGGTACGCGTCGGCGGCGCCGCCGTCGTACCCCGGCTCGACGAGGTGTTGGACGCCTGGCCGCAGGTCCGCTTCAACATCGACGTCAAGGCCGACGGCGGCGTCGAGCCGACGGTCGCCACAGTGACCCGGGCCGACGCCGGCGACCGGGTGCTGCTCGCGTCGTTCAGCGACGCCCGCCTCACCCGACTGCGTGCCCTCACCGGCGGCCGGGTCGCCACCAGCCTCGGCATGCGCGGCGTCGCCCGGCTGAGGCTGGCGTCGCTGCACGGGCGTCCGCTGCGGTTGCCGCCGTCGGTGGTCGCCGCGCAGGTTCCGCCGCACTACGGGCGGGTGCCGGTGGTGGACCGCCGGTTCCTCGACTACTGCCACCGCCTCGGCCTGCAGGTGCACGTCTGGACGATCGACGAACCAGCCCAGATGCACGACTTACTGGATCGTGGGGTGGATGGCATCATGATCGATCACGTCGGCGTGCTGCGCGACGTCTACCGCAGCCGCGGCCACTGGGCCGCCTGA
- a CDS encoding lysophospholipid acyltransferase family protein → MDTAHSPWRPPLIWRTALVLVRALVGLLARLEVTGDVPTHLRRGPLVLAANHISPFDPLVMIAACQARGIAPRIMATAGLFRVPVFGAAMRHAGHIRVDRGTSAVHRALDDAAGAVARGSVILIYPEGRIGLDPGMWPERGKTGAARLALACGAPVVPVAQWGAHEVLPYRAPRGMLRGITRSLWRRPVIRVHFGAPVDLGESSAASPGAARRATDRIVDALTDTLAPLRPDEPDRPRHVDPGRPTDLSRAHRREPR, encoded by the coding sequence ATGGACACCGCGCACTCCCCCTGGCGGCCGCCGCTGATCTGGCGCACGGCCCTCGTGCTGGTCCGGGCCCTGGTCGGCCTGCTCGCCCGCCTCGAGGTCACCGGCGACGTCCCGACGCACCTGCGCCGCGGCCCACTGGTGCTGGCCGCCAACCACATCAGCCCGTTCGACCCGCTGGTCATGATCGCCGCCTGCCAGGCCCGGGGCATCGCCCCCCGGATCATGGCCACCGCCGGGCTGTTCCGGGTCCCGGTGTTCGGGGCCGCCATGCGCCACGCCGGGCACATCCGGGTCGACCGGGGCACCAGCGCCGTACACCGGGCCCTCGACGACGCCGCCGGCGCCGTCGCCCGCGGGTCGGTGATCCTCATCTACCCGGAGGGACGCATCGGGCTGGACCCCGGCATGTGGCCCGAGCGCGGCAAGACCGGAGCGGCCCGGCTCGCCCTGGCCTGCGGCGCGCCCGTCGTCCCGGTCGCCCAGTGGGGTGCGCACGAGGTGCTGCCCTACCGGGCGCCCCGGGGCATGCTGCGTGGCATCACCCGCTCGCTGTGGCGCCGCCCGGTGATCCGGGTGCACTTCGGGGCGCCCGTCGACCTGGGCGAGTCGAGCGCCGCGAGCCCCGGCGCGGCCCGCCGGGCCACCGACCGGATCGTCGACGCGCTCACCGACACCCTCGCCCCGCTGCGCCCCGACGAGCCCGACCGGCCCCGGCACGTCGACCCCGGCCGTCCCACCGACCTCAGCCGCGCCCACCGCCGCGAACCCCGCTGA
- a CDS encoding cytochrome ubiquinol oxidase subunit I — protein MDALDVARWQFGVTTVYHFLFVPLTIGLSVLVAILQTMWHRTGNERYLKLTKFYGKLFLINFAMGVVTGIVQEFQFGMNWSDYSRFVGDIFGAPLAIEALVAFFLESTFIGLWIFGWDRLPKRAHLASIWAAAIGTNLSAYFILAANSFMQNPVGYRINPDSGRAELTDFPAVLTNKVALITFPHTLAGSFLVAGSLIVAVGLWHVIRNRDSADTGAYRFATRFGSWVVLVASAAVLLTGDIQGKIMTQVQPMKMAAAEGLYTTESPASFSVLTIGSLDGSREVFAIKIPYLLSYLGTGDPNGTVHGINDLQAQYATQYGAGSYTPIIPVTYWSFRFMIAFGMAAGAIALLVLWSQRRGRTPSSKWLLRAGLAMPVLPLLANSFGWIFTEMGRQPWIVFGEMLTRNGVSRSVSLTEVLTSFTAFTLIYATLAVIEVKLLLRYAKAGVPDVSEEHPIDDTHDDAERPLAFAY, from the coding sequence GTGGACGCGTTGGACGTTGCCCGCTGGCAGTTCGGTGTCACCACCGTCTACCACTTCCTCTTCGTGCCGTTGACCATCGGGTTGTCCGTGCTGGTGGCGATCCTGCAGACGATGTGGCACCGCACCGGCAACGAGCGCTACCTGAAGCTCACCAAGTTCTACGGCAAGCTGTTCCTGATCAACTTCGCGATGGGCGTGGTCACCGGGATCGTGCAGGAGTTCCAGTTCGGCATGAACTGGAGCGACTACTCCCGCTTCGTCGGCGACATCTTCGGCGCGCCGCTGGCCATCGAGGCGCTGGTCGCGTTCTTCCTCGAATCCACCTTCATCGGCCTGTGGATCTTCGGATGGGACCGGCTGCCCAAGCGTGCCCACCTGGCCAGCATCTGGGCCGCCGCGATCGGCACCAACCTGTCCGCGTACTTCATCCTCGCGGCGAACTCGTTCATGCAGAACCCGGTCGGCTACCGGATCAACCCGGACAGCGGGCGCGCCGAGCTGACCGACTTCCCGGCCGTGCTGACCAACAAGGTCGCCCTGATCACCTTCCCGCACACCCTGGCCGGGTCGTTCCTGGTCGCCGGGTCGCTGATCGTCGCGGTCGGCCTGTGGCACGTCATCCGCAACCGGGACTCCGCCGACACCGGCGCGTACCGCTTCGCCACGAGGTTCGGCTCCTGGGTGGTCCTGGTCGCCTCCGCCGCCGTGCTGCTCACCGGCGACATCCAGGGCAAGATCATGACGCAGGTGCAGCCGATGAAGATGGCCGCCGCCGAGGGCCTCTACACCACCGAGAGCCCCGCCTCGTTCTCCGTGCTCACCATCGGCAGCCTCGACGGCAGCCGCGAGGTCTTCGCCATCAAGATCCCGTACCTGCTGTCGTACCTGGGCACCGGCGACCCGAACGGCACCGTGCACGGCATCAACGACCTGCAGGCCCAGTACGCCACCCAGTACGGCGCGGGCAGCTACACCCCGATCATCCCGGTCACCTACTGGAGCTTCCGCTTCATGATCGCCTTCGGGATGGCCGCCGGCGCGATCGCCCTGCTGGTGCTCTGGAGCCAGCGCAGGGGCCGTACCCCGAGCAGCAAGTGGCTGCTGCGCGCCGGGCTGGCCATGCCGGTGCTGCCGCTGCTGGCCAACTCGTTCGGCTGGATCTTCACCGAGATGGGCCGCCAGCCGTGGATCGTCTTCGGCGAGATGCTCACCCGCAACGGCGTGTCCCGCAGCGTCTCGCTGACCGAGGTCCTCACCTCCTTCACCGCCTTCACGCTGATCTACGCCACCCTCGCCGTGATCGAGGTGAAACTGCTGCTGCGCTACGCCAAGGCCGGCGTGCCGGACGTCAGCGAGGAGCACCCCATCGACGACACCCACGACGACGCCGAGCGCCCGCTCGCCTTCGCCTACTGA
- the cydB gene encoding cytochrome d ubiquinol oxidase subunit II — MDLTTIWFLLVAVLFTGYFILEGFDFGVGMLLPVLGRDDRERRVLINTIGPVWDGNEVWLITAGGAMFAAFPEWYATLFSGFYLPLLLILLALIARGVAFEYRHKRPEASWKRRWDTAIVVGSVLPAILWGVAFANILRGVPLDADHEYVGGLLDLLNPYALLGGVTTLALFATHGAVFLALKTTGDVRERAGALAVRLGVAAAVLAVGFLAWTLSIRSSAAAVVLAVGAAVALLGALAAARVRREGWAFTGTAAAIGLAVATLFAALFPNVLPSTLDVAGTLTATNAASTPYTLKIMTWVAVIFTPVVLAYQGWTYWVFRKRIGVANIPQH; from the coding sequence GTGGACCTGACCACCATCTGGTTTCTCCTCGTCGCCGTGCTGTTCACCGGCTACTTCATCCTGGAGGGCTTCGACTTCGGCGTCGGCATGCTGCTGCCCGTGCTCGGCCGCGACGACCGGGAACGCCGCGTCCTGATCAACACCATCGGCCCGGTCTGGGACGGCAACGAGGTCTGGCTGATCACCGCCGGCGGCGCGATGTTCGCCGCGTTCCCCGAGTGGTACGCCACCCTCTTCTCCGGCTTCTACCTGCCGCTGCTGCTGATCCTGCTGGCCCTGATCGCCCGGGGCGTCGCGTTCGAGTACCGGCACAAGCGCCCCGAGGCGTCCTGGAAGCGCCGCTGGGACACCGCGATCGTGGTCGGCTCGGTGCTGCCGGCGATCCTGTGGGGTGTCGCCTTCGCCAACATCCTGCGCGGGGTGCCGCTGGACGCCGACCACGAGTATGTCGGCGGCCTGCTGGACCTGCTCAACCCGTACGCGCTGCTCGGCGGCGTGACCACGCTGGCCCTGTTCGCCACCCACGGCGCGGTGTTCCTGGCCCTGAAGACCACCGGCGACGTCCGCGAGCGCGCGGGCGCCCTGGCGGTGCGCCTGGGCGTGGCCGCCGCCGTGCTCGCCGTCGGGTTCCTGGCCTGGACGCTGAGCATCCGCTCCAGCGCGGCCGCCGTCGTGCTCGCCGTGGGCGCGGCCGTCGCCCTGCTCGGCGCGCTGGCCGCCGCCCGGGTACGCCGGGAGGGCTGGGCGTTCACCGGCACCGCCGCCGCGATAGGCCTGGCGGTGGCGACCCTGTTCGCGGCGCTGTTCCCGAACGTGCTGCCGTCCACCCTGGACGTGGCGGGGACGCTGACCGCCACCAACGCCGCCTCCACCCCGTACACCCTGAAGATCATGACCTGGGTGGCGGTGATCTTCACCCCGGTGGTGCTGGCCTACCAGGGCTGGACGTACTGGGTGTTCCGCAAGCGCATCGGCGTCGCCAACATCCCGCAGCACTGA
- a CDS encoding GNAT family N-acetyltransferase, which produces MHVRELTTDDLDAAWELGRFAFGSDPQRPAHATSPVPGMTRYGAFDDAGRLVGKAVDLHHDQWWSGRAVAAADVAGVAVAPESRGRGVARALLTALLAGAHERGAAVSALYPTVAAPYRACGWETGGVLRTVDLATAALPRHRPASHLTVRAGTTADLDTVTALYERVARHRNGMLTRRGALFDFYAAEPKLPGDGLTLVEDDGDLVGYAVWQRGRGYGADSVLTVDEALATTADAAREIVGVLGSWASVAPTLRLCPLDGDAVSTVLPLEAARDHERDLWMHRPVDVVRAVRERGWPAGVRGAVDLHLTDPLAGWNTGAWRLAVADGEAELTRIDGEADLRLDVRGFALLYAGAARARSVAQAGLLHAAGVEPDALDLLGAGGPAQLLDYF; this is translated from the coding sequence ATGCACGTGCGTGAACTCACCACCGACGACCTCGACGCCGCCTGGGAGCTGGGCCGGTTCGCCTTCGGCTCCGACCCGCAACGACCGGCGCACGCGACCAGCCCGGTGCCCGGGATGACCCGCTACGGCGCGTTCGACGACGCCGGTCGGCTCGTCGGCAAGGCCGTCGACCTGCACCACGACCAGTGGTGGTCCGGGCGGGCCGTGGCGGCCGCCGACGTCGCCGGGGTGGCGGTCGCCCCCGAGTCACGGGGCAGGGGTGTCGCCCGCGCCCTGCTCACCGCCCTGCTGGCCGGGGCCCACGAGCGCGGCGCGGCGGTCAGCGCCCTGTACCCGACAGTCGCCGCCCCGTACCGCGCCTGCGGCTGGGAGACCGGCGGCGTGCTGCGCACCGTCGACCTGGCCACCGCCGCGCTGCCCCGGCACCGCCCCGCGTCGCACCTGACCGTCCGCGCCGGCACGACCGCCGACCTGGACACCGTCACCGCCCTCTACGAGCGGGTCGCCCGCCACCGCAACGGGATGTTGACCCGCAGGGGCGCGTTGTTCGACTTCTACGCCGCCGAGCCAAAGCTGCCCGGTGACGGGCTCACCCTCGTCGAGGACGACGGCGACCTGGTCGGCTACGCCGTCTGGCAGCGCGGCCGGGGCTACGGCGCGGACTCGGTGCTCACCGTCGACGAGGCCCTGGCGACCACCGCCGACGCGGCCCGCGAGATCGTCGGGGTGCTCGGCAGTTGGGCCAGCGTCGCGCCGACGCTGCGACTGTGTCCGCTCGACGGCGACGCCGTCAGCACGGTCCTGCCGCTGGAGGCCGCCCGCGACCACGAACGGGACCTGTGGATGCACCGCCCTGTCGACGTCGTACGGGCGGTGCGCGAGCGTGGGTGGCCCGCCGGTGTCCGGGGCGCTGTCGACCTCCACCTCACCGACCCGCTCGCCGGGTGGAACACCGGCGCCTGGCGCCTGGCGGTCGCCGACGGCGAGGCCGAGCTGACCCGGATCGACGGCGAGGCGGACCTGCGGCTGGACGTGCGGGGGTTCGCGCTGCTCTACGCCGGGGCGGCGCGTGCCCGCTCGGTCGCGCAGGCCGGCCTGCTGCACGCCGCGGGTGTCGAGCCGGACGCCCTGGACCTGTTGGGCGCCGGCGGCCCGGCCCAACTGCTCGACTACTTCTGA
- a CDS encoding peroxiredoxin — MAGVGVGDVVRDFELPDETGTPRRLSEFLAAGPVVLFFYPAAMTRGCTAESCHFRDLAAEFAAVGASRVGVSRDPVAKQAEFARVNGFDYPLLSDEAGTVAQQFGVKRRVPLGPLSMRRMTFVIGTDSRVVDVIHSEVSMNEHADRALRALGG, encoded by the coding sequence GTGGCGGGTGTCGGTGTGGGCGACGTGGTGCGGGACTTCGAGTTGCCGGACGAGACGGGCACGCCGCGGCGGCTGTCGGAGTTCCTGGCGGCCGGGCCGGTGGTGCTGTTCTTCTACCCGGCGGCGATGACGCGCGGGTGCACGGCGGAGAGTTGCCACTTCCGGGACCTCGCCGCGGAGTTCGCGGCGGTGGGCGCGTCGCGGGTGGGCGTCAGCCGCGACCCGGTCGCGAAGCAGGCGGAGTTCGCGCGGGTCAACGGCTTCGACTATCCGCTGCTGTCGGACGAGGCCGGCACTGTCGCGCAGCAGTTCGGGGTGAAGCGGCGGGTGCCGCTGGGACCGCTGAGCATGAGGCGGATGACGTTCGTCATCGGCACCGACTCGCGGGTCGTCGACGTGATCCACAGCGAGGTCAGCATGAACGAGCACGCGGACCGGGCGCTGCGGGCGTTGGGCGGCTGA